CGGCACGCAGCAGGTGGCGGAGACGCTGTTTGCTCCGACAGTGCCTTACGCGAACATTGGCCTGAAACCGCGTCAGTACGATCCGCAACAGGCGAAAGCGCTACTGGAACAGGCCGGATGGAAGGCGCACAGCGGAAAAGCGATCCGCGAGAAAAACGGTCAGCCGCTGCAGATTGAACTGTCTTATATCGGCACCGATGCTTTGAGCAAATCGATGGCGGAAATCATTCAGGCCGATATGCGTCAGGTGGGCGTCGACGTGGCACTGGTAGGCGAAGAGGAGAGCAGTATTTACGCTCGTCAGCGCGACGGTCGCTTTGGCATGATCTTCAACCGCACCTGGGGCGCGCCCTACGACCCGCATGCTTTTATGAGCTCAATGCGCGTTCCCTCTCATGCCGATTACCAGGCTCAGCTGGGCCTCGCAGATAAACCGGTTATCGACAAAGAGATCGGCGAAGTGCTTTCGACGACCGATGAAACGCAGCGTCAGGCGTTGTACCGCGATATCTTAACTCGCCTGCACAACGACGCGGTTTATCTGCCCATCAGCTATGTGTCGATGATGGTGGTGGCGAAACCAGCGCTGGGCGTGATCCCGTTCGCGCCCATCGCGTCCGACATTCCGTTTGAACAGATCCAGCCGGTGAAACCCTGATGGGGCGCTATATTTTGCGGCGCATACTGCTGCTGGTCCCGATGATATTCGCCGCCTCGGTGATTATCTTTCTGATGCTGCGTCTTGGGACCGGCGATCCGGCGCTGGATTATCTGCGTCTGTCGAATCTGCCGCCCACGCCGGAAATGGTTGCGTCGACGCGGGTGATGCTCGGGCTGGATCAGCCTTTAATCGTGCAGTTCGGCACCTGGCTTTGGCGCGCGTTGCATCTCGATTTCGGGGTGTCATTCGCCACTCAGCGCCCGGTGCTGGACGATGTTCTGAATTTTTTGCCTGCCACGCTGCTGCTGGCCGGTGCGGCGCTGCTGCTGATCTTGCTCACGTCGGTGCCGCTGGGGATTTGGGCGGCGCGTCATCGTGACCGTATGCCCGATTTCATTGTGCGGGTGATTTCGTTTCTCGGTGTCTCGATGCCTAACTTCTGGCTCGCCTTCCTGCTGGTGATGTGCTTCTCGGTATGGCTCAAATGGCTCCCGGCGATGGGCTACGGTGACTGGCAGCATTTGATTCTGCCCGCCGTGTCAATTGCGTTTATGTCGCTGGCGATCAATGCCCGACTGCTGCGGGCCAGCATGCTCGACGTCGCCGGACAGCGCCACGTCACCTGGGCGCGTTTGCGCGGTCTGAATCACAAGCAAACCGAGCGGCGTCACATTCTGCGCAATGCCTCGCTGCCGATGATCACCGCCGTGGGGATGCATATCGGCGAGCTGATTGGCGGGACGATGATCATTGAGAACATCTTTGCCTGGCCGGGTGTGGGGCGCTATGCGGTCTCGGCGATTTTTAACCGCGACTATCCGGTCATCCAGTGCTTTACGCTGATCATGGTGGTGGTGTTTGTCCTCTGTAATCTGGCGGTGGATGTGCTGAACGCTGTGCTCGACCCGCGCATTCGTCGTCATGAAGGAGCGCACGCATGAATTTCTATCGTTCCGCGCGTCTTTCCGTTCGCCTGGCGCTGGTCATCATCGCGTTGCTGGCGCTGGTTGCGCTGACCAGCCAGTGGTGGCTGCCGTTTGATCCGCAGGCGATTGACTTGCCTTCGCGGCTGTTGTCGCCGGACAGCCAGCACTGGCTGGGCACCGACCATCTCGGGCGCGACATTTTTTCTCGTTTGCTGGCGGCCACCCGCGTGTCGCTCGGCTCAGTGATGGCCTGCCTGCTGTTAGTGCTGATAGTAGGGATGGTGGTTGGTGGCGCTGCCGGGCTGCTCGGCGGGCGAGTCGATCAGCTCACCATGCGCGTCGCCGATATGTTCATGACCTTTCCGACCTCGATTCTGTCGTTCTTCCTCGTGGGCGTACTGGGGACGGGGCTGACCAACGTCATCATCGCCATCGCGCTGTCCCACTGGGCCTGGTATGCGCGGATGGTGCGCAGTCTGGTGATCGCCCTGCGCCAACGAGAATTTGTCCTCGCGTCACGCCTTTCAGGAGCCGGAAATCTACGCATTTTTATCGATCATCTCACCGGGGCTGCACTGCCGTCGCTGCTGGTGCTGGCGACGCTCGATATCGGCCATATGATGCTGCACGTCGCCGGGATGTCCTTCCTCGGCTTAGGCGTGACCGCGCCAACCGCCGAATGGGGCGTGATGATCAATGATGCGCGCCAGTATATCTGGACGCAGCCGCTGCAAATGGTCTGGCCTGGGGTGGCGCTGTTTATCAGTGTGATGGCCTTTAATCTCGTGGGTGACGCCCTGCGCGATCACCTCGATCCTCATCTGCTCACGGAGCATGCCCACTGATGCCACAGCGTATTGATTTACAGAATCTCGTGCTTGAAGCGGATCGCCCGCTGGTGAAAGGCGTTTCTTTGACGCTCAGGCGTGGACGCGTGCTGGCGCTGGTCGGCGGAAGTGGCAGTGGGAAATCCCTGACCTGCGCGGCCATGCTTGGCGTGTTGCCCGCCGGTGTGCGTCAGACGGCGGGCCAGATTCTGGCGGACGGCAGGTTAATCGCGCCGGATTGCCTTCGCGGAATGAAGATCGCCACCAT
Above is a window of Lelliottia jeotgali DNA encoding:
- a CDS encoding Nickel transport system permease protein NikB; translation: MGRYILRRILLLVPMIFAASVIIFLMLRLGTGDPALDYLRLSNLPPTPEMVASTRVMLGLDQPLIVQFGTWLWRALHLDFGVSFATQRPVLDDVLNFLPATLLLAGAALLLILLTSVPLGIWAARHRDRMPDFIVRVISFLGVSMPNFWLAFLLVMCFSVWLKWLPAMGYGDWQHLILPAVSIAFMSLAINARLLRASMLDVAGQRHVTWARLRGLNHKQTERRHILRNASLPMITAVGMHIGELIGGTMIIENIFAWPGVGRYAVSAIFNRDYPVIQCFTLIMVVVFVLCNLAVDVLNAVLDPRIRRHEGAHA
- a CDS encoding Nickel transport system permease protein NikC; its protein translation is MNFYRSARLSVRLALVIIALLALVALTSQWWLPFDPQAIDLPSRLLSPDSQHWLGTDHLGRDIFSRLLAATRVSLGSVMACLLLVLIVGMVVGGAAGLLGGRVDQLTMRVADMFMTFPTSILSFFLVGVLGTGLTNVIIAIALSHWAWYARMVRSLVIALRQREFVLASRLSGAGNLRIFIDHLTGAALPSLLVLATLDIGHMMLHVAGMSFLGLGVTAPTAEWGVMINDARQYIWTQPLQMVWPGVALFISVMAFNLVGDALRDHLDPHLLTEHAH